One genomic region from SAR92 clade bacterium H455 encodes:
- a CDS encoding ABC transporter permease subunit — MWRFALNRLLQAIPVLLIVISATFMLVHSAPGGPFSADKAVPPEVIKALEAQYNLDQPLWKQYISYLGDVMQGDFGPSFKYSGRTVNELIAAGIPATAELALYAMMVALIIGVSAGVAAAMRPNTMQDYVPMSAAMLGICMPSFLLGPLLVLIFGIYLEWLPVSGWGDMPGDKIMPSITLGTGYAAYIARLSRGGMLEVLSQDYIRTARAKGLSEPVIIFKHAMRGGLIPVVAFLGPAFAGLLGGSFVVETIFQIPGLGRFYVQAAFNRDYTMILGMTIFFATLIILFNLLSDMLAIWLDPKLRQQARGNN; from the coding sequence ATGTGGCGATTTGCCCTCAACCGCCTGCTGCAGGCCATTCCCGTTCTATTAATAGTGATAAGCGCCACCTTCATGCTGGTGCACTCCGCACCTGGCGGGCCTTTTTCTGCAGATAAAGCGGTGCCCCCAGAAGTGATCAAGGCTCTGGAAGCCCAATACAATCTCGATCAACCCTTGTGGAAGCAATACATCAGCTATCTAGGGGACGTAATGCAGGGAGATTTTGGCCCCTCCTTTAAATACTCCGGACGCACAGTCAATGAACTCATCGCTGCAGGTATTCCCGCCACCGCGGAACTCGCTCTCTATGCCATGATGGTTGCGCTAATTATTGGTGTCAGTGCCGGTGTCGCTGCCGCCATGCGGCCCAACACAATGCAAGACTATGTACCCATGTCCGCAGCCATGCTCGGCATCTGCATGCCCTCTTTTCTATTGGGGCCATTGTTGGTGTTGATATTTGGCATCTATTTAGAATGGCTACCGGTATCCGGCTGGGGAGATATGCCCGGGGATAAGATCATGCCCTCGATCACCTTGGGTACCGGATACGCTGCCTACATAGCGCGACTCTCTCGCGGCGGTATGCTTGAAGTGCTGTCTCAGGACTATATTCGCACCGCCAGAGCCAAGGGTCTCTCAGAGCCTGTGATTATCTTTAAACACGCCATGCGCGGCGGACTGATACCAGTAGTGGCCTTTTTAGGGCCGGCCTTTGCCGGGCTCTTAGGGGGCTCCTTTGTGGTGGAAACCATCTTCCAAATTCCCGGACTCGGGCGCTTCTATGTGCAAGCCGCCTTTAACCGCGATTACACTATGATTTTGGGCATGACCATCTTCTTTGCCACGCTGATTATTCTGTTTAACCTGCTCTCGGATATGCTCGCCATCTGGCTCGACCCAAAGCTACGCCAGCAAGCTCGGGGGAATAACTAA
- a CDS encoding peptide ABC transporter substrate-binding protein, giving the protein MSYSSAPKTTKANSADYSFLRANPVKVLATLLLLTLLSSCGGGENNVSTGNRSGTLHWGNGTEPQSLDPHIATGVPEHKIIVALMEGLVLKDSKTLEPRPGVATSWDISQDGRVYTFHLRENARWSNGDPHNAHDYVWSWWRALQPALGNLYAYMYFPIANAKEYYEGEITDFEEVGIKALDDHTLRVTLNNPTPYFLQLLDHYSLYPVHRATIEKFGDADQRGTRWTYEGNLVGNGAFQLSEWKINRRVVVERNPHYWDADSIKLNKIIFYPIENAVTVERMFRAGQLHYSGTVPADKIAAYMERKDPALHIAPYLGVYFYRINTRVPQLQDKRVRRALGMTIDRDKISQRILKGGQIPAYTITPPGTMGYYPKSDLAFNPEAARRLLAEAGYPNGEGFPATEILYNTSEGHRKIAVAIQQMWKKHLNIDVTLLNQEWKVYLNSITSLDYEIGRAGWIGDYVDPNNFLDMFLCNGGNNRTGWCNPEYDQLILKAAPEAKTHTERLEIFNRAETMLLDDMPVIPVYIYTSHNLVNPSVKNFNDNILNQPSFKEMYLKADPADSGAKN; this is encoded by the coding sequence ATGAGTTACTCCTCGGCACCCAAAACCACCAAAGCCAATTCCGCAGATTACTCATTTCTAAGAGCCAACCCCGTCAAAGTACTTGCCACTCTATTACTGCTAACACTTCTCTCCAGCTGTGGTGGCGGCGAAAACAATGTCAGCACAGGTAACCGCAGCGGCACCCTACATTGGGGCAACGGCACCGAACCGCAAAGCCTCGACCCCCATATAGCCACAGGCGTCCCCGAACACAAAATCATTGTCGCCCTAATGGAAGGCCTAGTTCTCAAGGACAGCAAAACCCTAGAGCCGCGACCCGGCGTCGCCACCTCATGGGATATAAGCCAAGACGGCCGCGTCTACACTTTTCACCTGCGAGAAAACGCCCGCTGGTCCAACGGCGACCCACACAATGCCCATGACTATGTCTGGTCCTGGTGGCGTGCCCTGCAACCGGCACTGGGCAATCTCTACGCCTATATGTACTTTCCCATCGCCAATGCCAAAGAATATTACGAAGGAGAAATCACTGACTTCGAAGAGGTGGGCATCAAAGCTCTGGACGACCACACCCTGCGTGTCACTTTAAACAACCCAACCCCCTACTTTTTACAACTGCTCGATCACTACAGCCTCTATCCAGTGCATCGCGCCACCATCGAAAAGTTTGGCGACGCCGATCAGCGCGGTACCCGCTGGACCTACGAAGGGAACCTAGTCGGCAATGGCGCCTTTCAACTATCCGAGTGGAAAATCAACCGCCGAGTAGTGGTGGAACGCAACCCACACTACTGGGATGCCGACAGCATCAAGCTGAATAAAATTATCTTCTACCCTATCGAAAACGCCGTCACTGTCGAACGCATGTTCCGTGCCGGCCAGCTCCACTACAGCGGCACAGTCCCCGCGGACAAAATCGCCGCCTACATGGAGCGCAAAGATCCCGCACTGCATATAGCCCCCTATTTAGGCGTCTACTTTTATCGCATCAATACTCGTGTCCCCCAACTGCAAGATAAGCGCGTGCGACGGGCCCTGGGTATGACCATCGATCGCGACAAGATTAGCCAACGCATACTCAAAGGTGGACAGATCCCCGCCTATACCATCACCCCACCGGGCACCATGGGCTACTACCCGAAGAGTGATTTAGCCTTTAACCCCGAGGCCGCGCGACGGCTGCTGGCTGAGGCTGGCTATCCCAATGGCGAAGGTTTTCCCGCCACCGAAATTCTCTACAACACTAGCGAAGGTCACCGCAAGATCGCCGTGGCCATTCAGCAGATGTGGAAGAAGCACCTCAATATAGACGTCACACTGCTCAACCAAGAATGGAAAGTCTATCTAAATAGCATTACTAGCCTCGACTATGAGATTGGTCGCGCTGGCTGGATCGGCGATTATGTGGACCCGAATAATTTCCTCGATATGTTTCTCTGCAATGGCGGCAATAATCGAACCGGCTGGTGCAACCCAGAATATGATCAGCTCATTCTCAAAGCCGCCCCCGAAGCCAAAACGCACACCGAGCGCCTGGAAATCTTCAACCGCGCCGAAACCATGTTGCTCGACGACATGCCAGTTATACCAGTCTATATTTACACCTCGCACAATTTGGTCAATCCCTCAGTAAAGAATTTTAATGACAACATACTCAACCAACCGTCATTTAAAGAGATGTATTTGAAAGCTGACCCAGCGGATTCAGGAGCGAAAAACTAA